In the Acropora muricata isolate sample 2 chromosome 10, ASM3666990v1, whole genome shotgun sequence genome, one interval contains:
- the LOC136931334 gene encoding uncharacterized protein, translating into MRTYIGKHSCQRREQNIWGELGEEVVREVASPPTYGYVEAMKNMLFTLPKVQMKKVLDDYAKRAPAPLNSQFPDRRGKEEAVQAYKVRKQKKMKTPLHPPGAEQDVLEQNSRSRVNSKSRKSSGGIANECELS; encoded by the exons ATGAGAACATACATAGGGAAACACAGCTGTCAAAGGAGGGAACAGAATATATGGGGAGAACTTGGGGAGGAGGTAGTTCGTGAGGTGGCTTCCCCTCCTACTTATG GTTATGTTGAAGCCATGAAGAACATGCTCTTCACTTTGCCAAAAGTTCAAATGAAGAAGGTGCTAGATGACTATGCTAAGAGGGCACCTGCACCTCTTAACTCACAGTTTCCAGATAGGCGAGGCAAGGAGGAAGCTGTTCAAGCTTATAAAGTCAGGAaacagaagaaaatgaaaactccTTTACACCCACCTG GTGCAGAACAAGATGTCTTAGAGCAGAACTCAAGAAGCAGGGTCAATTCAAAAAGCAGAAAGTCCAGTGGAGGCATTGCAAACGAATGTGAACTTTCAtag